The genome window ATGCGGGCGCGGGCGTGATCCTCGTCGGTCAGGATGGGGATCTGCCAGCCCATCCAGCTGCGGGCATTCAGGCCCATGTTGCGCAGGGTGATGGCCAGCAGGCCCGAGGTGACCTGTTCGCCGGAGGCGACGACCACATCGTATTCATCGTCCGACAGCGGCAGGCCGGCGGCGGCCGCACCCGCCCCGTCCGTCCAGGCCACCAGCTCATTGGTCTTGCCCGCCATGGCCGACACCACGACGGCGACGGAATGTCCGGCCCGGACCTCGGCGGCGACGATGCGCGCGGCACGACGGATGCGCTCCAGGTCGCCCATGGAGGTGCCACCGAACTTCATCACCAGGCGTCTGGACACCGGCGTCGTCATCGTGTCCGCGTCATCGTGGCGGAAATCCCCGTCTTGCATGGCGGGCGCAAAAGGGGTTCACCCTTGCGCCATGGCCGCTTCTAACGACCCCTTGTCCGGGCGCAAACCCCAAACGGGGCAAGACTTTGCCGATATCGCCACGAATCGCGCCGAGGGGGCCAGCATCGACCCGGCCGACGTCGCGCGCTTTTCAGCCCAGGCGGCGGAATGGTGGGATGCGCGCGGGCCGTTCGCGCCCCTGCATCGGTTCAATCCGGCCCGCCTCGCCTTCATCCGCGACCGGGTCGCCGAACGCTTTCACCGCGATCCGTCCAGACGGGAGGCCTTCGCGGGACTGAGCCTGATCGACATCGGGTGCGGCGGCGGCCTGATCGCCGAGCCGATGCGGCGGCTGGGGTTCACCGTCACGGCGATCGACGCCTCGAGCGAAAACATCGGCACTGCCCGGACCCATGCGGACGAACAGGGGCTCGACATCGCCTATCGCGCCGCCACGGTCGAACAGATGGAGGCCGAGGGGGCGGGGCCGTTCGACGTCGTTCTGGTGCTGGAGATCATCGAACACGTCGCCGATCCCGAGAGCTTCCTGCGCGCCTGCTCGCGGCGGGTGGCCCCCGGCGGCATCATGATCGTGGCCAGCCTGAACCGGACGCTGAAGTCCCTGGCGCTGGGCAAGATCGCGGCGGAATACATCCTGCGCTGGGTGCCGGCGGGGACCCACGACTGGCGGCAGTTCCCGAGGCCCGACGAGATCCGGAGAATGCTGTCGGCTGAACCCCTGACCGTCACCGGGCCGTTCGGTCTGGTCTATAATCCATTGACGGACCGGTGGAGCGAAAGCGCGGACGCCGACGTCAACTTCATGATGGTCGCGACCCGGGACTGAAGCGTCACCTTACCGCGAATTCACCTACATGACGGGATCGTAACGGGATTCCCGCAGGCCCGGGTGGCATCGGGAGGCTTCAAACCGTGGAGCTTCTCATGAAACGCCTTCTGATCCTCGCCAGCCTGTCTGCCGCCCTGATGACCACGGGCTGCATCACCGTGATCGACGCCGACAGCGACGACACGGCCTGGCACGGCAACAATGCCCAGCCCTTCGACGCCGCCCGCAACGAGTGCGACGAGCGCACCGACGGTCGCGACGCCTTCCGCGCCTGCATGGCCGAAAAGGGCTGGACCCGCAGCTAGGCGGTCGGCGCGACGTCCCGCGTCATGTAGCGGGCGTCCGGACCATAGCTGGCCAGTCGGGTCGCCATGTCCGGGGCTTCCCGGACCTCGAACCCATGACCGCGCCAGAATGCGGCGGCGTCGTTGACGGCGACCAGGGCGACGGTCGGCCATCGACCGGCCCTGGCCAGATCGACCACCGCCCGCACGGCCGGTTTCGACCAGCCCTGACCCCGGACCGCCGGGGTCAGGGCGAGGTCGTGCAGATACATGACCCCGGCGTCCGCCGGAATCGCCTCGATCAGGGTGTTCAGGGCCGGGGTCGCATCCACGCGCCAGGGATAGGCGACCAGATAGCCTTCCAGCCCCTGCGACGTCTGCAGCACCCGACAGCCCGCCGGACTGAGCGCCAGCCGGTTCGCGAAACAGTCCCGTCCCTCGAAATGGTCGGGAAAGCCGATCGCGGCGATCTCGACCACGCGGTCCAGATCGTCGGCGCGCATCGGCCGCCAGGCGGTCTGCATCAGTTGACCTTGGCGGGATCGATCGGCGCGGGCGGCAGCGCGGCGCAGGGCACGCCGTCCGCTTTCAGCGCCTTCACCTCGGCGGGCGTTGCCTCGCCATAGATCTCGCGTTTCTCGGACTTGCCTTCGTGAATGGCGCGGGCCTCGCGGGCAAAGGTGTCGCCGACATAGTCGAAATTCGCCTCGACGTGGCTGCGCACCTCGCGTGCGGCCTGCATCATCAGGGTCTGGACCCTGGCCATGTCCACGGCGGGCGCGGCGTTTCGCGTTCCGGCGACGGCGGGGGCCATGATCTGCTTCGATACGTCTCGCGATCCGCAGAACGGGCATTCGACCAGCCCCCGGGCGGCCTGGTCGTCATAGTCGCCGGACGACCCGAACCAGGCCTCGAACGGATGGTCGGCCTCGCATCTCAGGGCATAGCGGATCATGGCGCTGCGAACGCGCGGTCGTGCCGCAACTGGGGCACGGAGGCGCGCGCCGCCTCGACCGCCGCGAGGTCCAGCGTCGCATGCAGCACGGCCGGTTCGTCGTGATCCAGCCTGGCGATCACCTCGCCCCACGGTCCGACGACGATGGACCGGCCCCAGGTCTTGCGCCCGTCCTCGTGCATGCCGCCCTGGGCAGGGGCCAGGATGAAGGCGCCGGTCTCGATGGCGCGGGCGCGAAGCAGGGTCTCCCAGTGGGCCTCGCCGGTCGGGACGGTGAATGCGGCGGGCACGGCAATCATGCAGGCCCCCGCCCTGGCCAGCTGGCGGAAAAGATGCGGGAACCGCACATCGTAGCAGACCGTCAGACCCAGTCTGCCCCAGGGGGTTGCAGCCACACAGGCCCCGTCGCCCGGCCGGATCGACGCACTCTCGCGATAGGTCTCCCCATTGGCCAGATCGACGTCGAACACATGCAGCTTGTCGTAGCGCGCCACGATCGTGCCGTTCGCATCGATCAGCAGTGAGCGATTCGCCGCCCGGTCGTCGCCCGCATGGCCGGAGCGGACGATGGCCGACCCGATCAGCAGCCAGACGCCCAGTTCGGCCGCCAGATGCCGCAGGCCGATCACGGCCGCATCCTGATCCTCGTCGACGATCGCCAGCACCCGTCGATCCCGGCGCTGTTCCAGCAGGTTGGAGCCTTCGGGCGTCAGGATCAGCCTGGCGCCCCCCGCCGCCGCCTGGCGGATCAGCGGCTCGACATGCGCCAGGGCCGCGGTGGCCGTGGCGGGCGTCCGCGTCTGGATCAGGGCGATGGGCAGGCTGGATGACATCAGGTGGCCAGCAGGGGATCCAGACCGCCGCGACGGTCCAGGGCGCTCATGTCGTCGGCCCCGCCGATGTGTTTTCCGTCGATGAAGATCTGCGGGAAGGTGGCCTTGCCGCCGGCCTTCTCGACCATCTCGGCCTTTTTGGCCGGATCGTTGGAGGCGACGATCTCGGTATAGGCCGCGCCCTTGCGGTCCAGCAGCGCCATGGCCGCGTGGCAATAGGGGCAACCGGGCTTGGTATAGAGGACGACGTCGGCCAAGGCGAAACTCCGAAAAACTGAGGGGTATACGGCTTACTTAGGGACTTCGCGCGCCGTTCGCACCCTTGCGATGACGGCCAGATCGACGGCGCGGGCCCCGCCGTCCAGAAGGGCCTTCGCGCAGGCCTCGGCCGTCGCCCCGGTCGTCAGCACGTCATCGATCAGCAGGATGCGCCGCCCCCGGACACGGCGCGCGCCCGCCGCTGTCAGGGTGAAGGCCGATCTGACGTTCAGCCGCCGTCCGCGCGCGCTGCGGCCGCCCTGGGATTGCGTCCGCGTCGTGCGCAGCAGGGCGTCCGGCAGATAGTCCCGCTGCGCCGACCGGGCCAGGGGCCGGGCGATCTCCGCCGCCTGGTTGAACCGGCGCGCCAGCAGCCGCGTGGGATGCAGCGGGACGGGGACCACGGCATCAGCCTGGTCGATCAGCGGCGCGGCGGCGCGACCCAGCCAGCGGGCGAACAGGCCCGCGAACTGCTGCTGGTCGCCATGCTTGAACTGCAGGATCAGGCCGCGCGACGCCGCGTCATAGACGCAGGCCGCCCGGCAGCGCGAAAACCGGTAGGGCGAGGCGAGGCAGGCCGCGCACCGGTCCGAGGCGAACTCGCCGCCGTCGTATTCGAACGCCGCGCCACACCCGTCGCAGACGGGGTCCTCCAGAAAGACGACGCGGCTCCAGGCCCCCGCCGTCAGCCCCGCCGCCTGCGTCGCTTCGAGCCTGTCGTGGGCCATGGGGGGCAGGACCAGATCGGCCAGACTCCGCCCCAGACCGGTCAGTCCGAGCACCGCGCGCACACGCGCCGCTTCCCAACGCGCGCTCCAGTCCCCATCCTGAAGGTTCATGACCGCCCCCGGCCCCCCCGTCATCTTCGATCCTGCGCGCCGCGCCCTGCGGCTGGCGCGATCAGCGCCCCTGTTCGCCCGGGCCGATTTCCTGCATCGCCGGGCGGCAGAGAACGCCGTCCTGAGCCTCGAAGCCACCTTGCGACAGTTTCCGGTCGTCGTCGACCTGTCGGCCCACCCGGGCGTGTTCGGCACCGTTCTCGGCGACAGCGACGCATCGGGACGCGTCGGCCGGCCGGCGGTTCTCCGGGCAGATCCGGCTGCTCCGGGTGCCAGCCCGCTGGACCTCGCGGACGCATCGACCGATCTGATCGTGTCGCTGATGACCCTGCATTGGGCCAACGACCTGCCCGGCGCGCTCAGCCAGATCCGGCGCGCGCTGAAGCCCGACGGGCTCTTTCTCGGCACCTTGCTGGGCGCGGGCACCCTGAAGGAGCTTCGCGCCGTCCTGACCGAGGCCGAGCTGGCCGAACGGGGCGGGGCCCAGGCACGCGTCTCGCCGTTCGCGGACGGGTTCGACGGTGCCGGCCTGTTGCAGCGGGCCGGGTTCGCCCTGCCGGTCGCCGATGTGGACCGTCTGACGGTCCGCTACCCGGACCTGTTCGCCCTGATCCGCGATCTGCGCGCCATCGGCGAGACCAATGTCCTGGCCGGCACTACCCGGCCGCTGACACGCGGCATCGTCGCGCGGGCCGCCGCGCTGTACGCCGGGCGATACGGCGAGCCGGACGGCCGGATCCCCGCGACCTTCGAGATCGTCAATCTGGCGGGCTGGGCCCCGCACGAGGGTCAGCAGAAGCCCCTGCCGCGCGGTTCGGCCAGGGTCCGCCTCGCCGACGCGCTGGGCGTGGTCGAGCACGGACGCGGCAAACGCTAGAGCGGCACCGCCTCGACCAGGACTTCGGTCCGGCGCCGCAGGGGTTCCTGAACGCCATCGGGACTGACGGCGCCCGTGTCCCCCGCCGCCGAAATTTCGAACGCCGGCGCGGGCCAGCCGGCGGCCGTCAGGGCCTCGGCCACCGCCAGGGCCCGGCGCTCGGACAGGTCCTGGTTTGTATCGGCGGCACCGGTCCCGCTGGCCAGGCCCAGAACCTTGACCGATGTGATCCGGCAGCCCTGCAACTGGGTCGCCGTCAGGCCGATGGCCTCCAGCGCCGGGCTGGTCAGTCGATCGGCCTTCTCGTTGAAATAGATGTCGAATCGCCTCGTGGCACAGGCACCGGGGGTCGTGACGAGCGCGTCGCGGTCCATGACCCGGGGCTCCATCGCGCACGCCGACAGGCCGACGGCAGCCACGCCCGCCGCCAGAAGAGCCCTGTGTATCGTGATCATCGCCCTGTTTCCCTGTGTTCGCGCAAGCAAAGGGCGGCCCGTCGCCTGACGAGCCGCCCCGAAAGTCTTCGATCCGTCAGGGCCTAGTAGCGGCGCTGACCGTTTTCCCAGTAACACTCGTTCTGGTTGTTGTCGTAGCAGTAGTAGTACTGGCCACGGTTGTCGCGATAGCGTTGCTGGTTGTTGCGGTCGGCCTGGGAGCCTCGCACTGCGCCGACGGTGCCGCCGATGGCGCCGCCGATCAGGGCTCCGGTCGCGGCGTTGCCGCTGCCGACGTTGTTGCCGATGATGGCACCGGCCACGGCCCCGATGCCGGCGCCGATCGCGCCCTGGCGGACGGTCTGGTTGGAGGTGCTGTTGCCATAGGGGTCGGTCGCGCAGGCCGATGCGAGCAGGCCGGCGAAGCCGATCGCGAGAATTGCCGTCTTCATGGATGTGTCCTTCATTCCTGATGTTCGCCCCGAGAGCGAGAACGCTGGATTATGGCCCAGGTTCCGCGCCTATGCTCGACGTTAACGATGGCATAGGCTGCAGCGGGCCGCGCAAGGGGCGCCGGTTTCGAACACGTCAGCGTTTGTGAGGGGTTTTTCGATGCGTTTTCCTGAGCCGGTCCGGATGTCGGACGATCATGCCAGCCCGGTCTGGGCCCGCACCAAACGCCGGTCGGGCGGCGGGGGCGGTGGCTTCGTCGGTCTGCTGGTCACGCTTCTGGCCCTGTTCGGCGTGTTGACGGCGGTTCTGGGCATCAAGGAACAGTCGCTGGCCAAGGGCGGCGCGCTGATGGACGGCTGGATCACCGCCGGCGTCACCTCCGCCAAAGGCCTGGTCGGCAAGGCCCCGGAAGCCGCCGAAGGCGCGGCCGACAAGGCGGGTGCTGCGGCCGAAAAGACCGGCGACGCCCTGCAGGCCGGTGCGGCCACCACGGCCGAAGAGCTCAAGAAGCAATAGTCACGCTTGGCCGGAACGCGGGCTGGACAGGCGCGTTCGGGCGTGATGACCGACACCATCACGCCATCGCCCGTGCCCGTCGACCTGCCCGAAGCCGCGCCAGACGCGGCGGTCGCCGAACCGCGCGCCCTGACGCCCCATGTCGCGATCTCGCGCGTGGTGATCCTGGTCAACACCCTGTCCGGCTCGGTCGGACCCAGGGCGGTCGCCGAGGTCGAGGCCATCATGGCAGACTATCCCTGCGCGGCCGAGATCGTCGAACTGGTCGGCGCCACCATGGACGCCCAGATCGATCAGGCCCTGGCGTCGAACCCCGATGTCCTGTTCGTTCTGGCCGGAGACGGCACGGCACGGGCCGCGGCCTCCCGGGCGGGGCCGAAGGGACCGCTGGTGGCCCCGCTGCCGGGCGGCACCATGAACATGCTGCCGAGGGCGCTCTATGGCACCGGCGACTGGAAGCTGGCGCTGCGCGAGGCGCTGGAGAACGGCTCGCCGCAGTGCGTGTCGGGCGGCATGGTCGAGGGACAGTCCTTCTATTGCGCCGGCATCTTCGGATCGCCCGCCCTGTGGGCCCCCGCGCGCGAGGCGATGCGGACCGGCAAGCTCAGCCTCGCCTGGACCTATGGGCGACGCGCGCTGAAGCGGGCCTTCTCCGGCAAGATTCGCGTCGAACTGGACGGCGGCAAGGTCCGTCGAAGCGAGGCGCTGGCGCTGATCAGCCCGATGATCTCCAGGGCGATGGACGAGCCCGTGGGCCTGGAAGCCGCCGCCATGGACCCGGCCGACGCGGCCCAGGTCTTCCGCCTGGCGGCCAATGCCCTGTTCAGCGACTGGCGTCAGGATCCGTCCGTGGTCACCCGGCCGGCACGGAAAATCCGCATCCGCGCCCGCTCAAGGATTCCGGCCGTGCTGGACGGGGAGCCGACCCTGCTGCATCACGACACCATGGTGACCTTCATTCCAAAGGCCTGGCAGGCCCTGGCCCCCGATCCCCGTCCTCAGGGCGAGGCTGTCTGATGCGGCTGTCCGCCCGGGGAACCGCCCGGTGAAGACCGGCCGCCTGCTGCAGTTTTCCGACGTCCATTTCGGCGTCGAACATCCCCATGCCTGCGCCGCCGCGCTCGATTACGCCCATGCGACGCCCAGCGACCTGATCCTGATCACGGGCGATATCACGCAGAAGGGTCTGCCCGCCGAATTCGCCGCTGCCGGGGCCTGGATCCGGGCGATGCCGACGCCGCGCTTCGTCATCGTCGGCAATCACGACGTGCCCTATTACAGCCTGGGTGCCCGCCTGTTCCGGCCGTGGAAGGCGTTCGAGGACGCGACCGGTCATCCGGCCCACGACGGCGAGTTCATCTCCGACAGCGTGATGGTGCGCGGCGTCGTCACCGCGCGCGGCTGGCAGGTCCGGGCCAACTGGTCCAAGGGCGTGATCGATCTGAACCAGACGCGCCGCGCGGCCGAGGCCCTGCGCCAGGCCCCGGTCGGCGCGCTCCGCATCCTCGCCTGCCATCATCCGCTGATCGAAATGATCGGCACCCCCATGACGGGCGACGTCAAACGCGGCGACGCGGCGGCCGGCATCTTCGCCGAGGCGGGCGTGGACCTGATCACCACGGGCCATGTGCATGTGCCCTTCGCCCTTCCGATCGACCTGTCGGACCGTTGCTCCTACGCCGTCGGCTGCGGGACCCTGTCCCGGCGCGAACGCGGAACCCCGCCCAGCTTCAACCAGATCGAGTGGTCGGCTCACGAGATCGTGGTGACGGCCATCGCCTGGGACGGCCAGAGGTTCAAACCCGCCCAGAGCTGGCGTCTGCCCCGTCGTCAGGACACCCGGCACACGGCATCCGCTCCCGATCCGGCGACGCCGGGCGCCCTGGAAGCGGCCATGAGCTGAAGCCGGAAAAAAGCCGCGACCCGGGAGGATCGCGGCTTTGGGTCGTCTGGCCCAGAGTCGGCGGGCGATCCCGGTCCGCCTCGAACCTGACATGAGCGAGGGCATGATTTCGGCCGGACCCGCGACGGCGGTCCGCCTCGAACGATCAGACCCTAGCGGCGGCGGTAACGGCCGCTGGACTTTTCGGTGAAGGCCGCCGCCACCATGGTGGCCAGCGCGGGATTGCGCAGGAAGATCCAGCCCCCGGCCAGGGCCGCGACCGTGCCGAGGATCGGACGGCTGCGGAACAGGGCATAGGCCCGGCCGCCCAGACCTTCCGGCTCAAGCTCTTCTTCCTCCTCGAACGCACCGCCGACGCCCAGGAAGATCACCGCCACGATCACGGCGACCAGGGCGAAGGCCCCGGCCGTGACCGCGGCCGCGCCCAGCGGCGGCAGCACGAGGGCGAGCGCATAATAGAGCGTGGCCCCCAGGGCCACGACGGCGACGAAGGCGCAGCCGGCGACCACGAAGGCCGCCGCCAGTTTTTTCACAAGCCCCTTGCCGATCATCAGCGGCGACGACCGGCCAGCAGGAGACCCAGCACCACGCCGACGCCCAGGGCGATGGCCGTGGACTGAACGGGGCGCTCCTGCACCCGCTCGGTGATGTAGCGCTGCGCTTCGTCGAACCGTTCGGAGGCGTCGTCGTAATACTCGCGGCTGCGGACGCGGGCCTGGTCGTAGTAGCCGCGGGCCTGCTCGCGCAGTTCATCGGCGCGCTCGCGCAAGCGGGCGTCGGCCTCTGCGGCCTTTTCGCGCAGGCGAGCCTCGGTTTCCGCGGCCTTGGCCTTCAGCCTGGCGGCTTCCTCGCGCGCGCCAACCTTCAGGTCCTCCTTGAGGGTGTTGAGGTCGTTCTTGATGTCTTCACGCGCCTTGCTGGTGGACATGATCCCACTCCGTTGATGCAGCTTTGCCATAAATAGGGGGCTTGTCGGCTGAACGCCACTGCTCTGTGCCGGTTCCGCCGCATCGCAGCATTCGGCGGGGAGAGAGGCAGTAGGCAGTGGGCAGTAGGAGCGGGCTGGTCCGGTTGCCGTGCGTCGCATGCACGATCCGCGCGGGCCGGTCGAGGTACCCCACTGCCTGTTGCCTATCTCCCCCACTCCCTGCCAGCGACTGCCGTTACCCCGGTAACACTCCGTAAGGGTCTCCCTCAGCCTCCCTTAAACTTTCGCGGTCACGATCGACCGGTGATGTCCTCCTCCTGTCCCTCTCCGGTCGCGAAACTCGCCCTGGCGGTCGTGACCGAGCCCGAGCGCGCCCTGCCCGCGCCGGCCGGCGCGCGCGAGGAGGCGATGCGCACCCTGCTGCAGACGGCGGCGGATTCGGGCATCTCGATCATCGCCACCCGGCCGACCGGGGATGCGGAGCGTCTTCTGGGCCAGGCCTGGCCCTTCCCGTCCCCCTTTGCCGTCACCGTTCGCACCGTCGCCCTGTCGGAAGGACTCGACCGGCTCGAGGCCCGCGCCCGACGGTCGCTGGAGCGGATGGGTCTGCCGCGCGGCGACACGCTTCTGGTCTCGGGCGCGACCGATCTGGCCGGCGCCGAGGGCCGGGCCCTGTGGGACCGGATGCTGGCGCTGAAGGATCGCGGCCTGTACCGTCGCATCGGCTTCCTGGCGAACCTGGAGGATGGCCCGACCCTGCTCGCGCGCCGCTACCAGCCCGATGTGGTCCAGATCGCCTGCAACATCCTGGACCAGCGGCCGGTGACCGAAGGGGTCCTGTGCGACCTGGCCGGCATGGGCGTCGACGTCCATGTGTCATCGGTCTTCGCCCGCGGCCTGCTGTTCGCCAGCCGCGAGACCCTGCCCGCGCATCTGGCCGACCAGGGCGTGGCCCTGTCGCGCACCCGCCGTCGGCTGGCCGAGGCCCGCATCGACCCGATGCAGGCCGCGCTGGCCTTCTGCCTGGGTCTGCCGCCCGTCACGGCCGTCGTGGCCAGTGTGGCCTCGGCCGCCGAGCTGCGCGCGGTCCTGGCCGCCGCCCACGCCCCCCGGCCCGATCTGGACTGGGACGCACTGGCCCTGTCGGAGCCGGCCGCGCTCTCGACGGGCCCCCGGGACCGCATCAGCGACGCTGCCTGATCCGGCAGGGTGAGAGTCGCCGCGCGCCTGCGCGGGGGTGAGGAAGCAAGCCCTCGAACGGGGGAGGATTCGCTTGAGCCGGGCCGTGCGATCCGTCACCCTGACGGCCGCCCATGAACGCCCCGCTCTCCCATCCGCCGAAGGTCGAAGCCCAGGACGGCGTCACGCCCGTCATGGCCCAGTTCCTGACGGCCAAGGCGTCGCAGCCGGATGCGATCCTGTTCTTCCGCATGGGCGATTTCTACGAGCTGTTCTTTCGGGACGCAGAGGTCGTGGCCGCCGCCGTCGGCATCACCCTGACCCGACGCGGCAAGCATCTGGGCGAGGACATCCCCATGTGCGGCATGCCGGTCCATGCCGCCGAGGGCTATATCGCCCGGCTGATCCGCCAGGGCTTCAAGGTCGCCATCTGCGAGCAGATGGAGGACCCGTCCGAGGCCAGGAAGCGCGGATCGAAAGCGGTCGTCCGGCGCGACATCGTGCGGGTGGTGACGCCGGGCACCCTGACCGAGGAATCCCTGCTGGATGCGCGCGGGGCCAACCGGCTGGCGGCCGTGGCGATCCGCAAGGGCCGGGCGGCCGTCGCGGTGGTCGAGCTGTCGGCCGGGGCGGTCGATTGCGTAGCCTGTGACATCGGCGACCTGGGCGCGACCCTGGCGGCGTTCCGGCCCAGCGAGGTGCTGGTCACGGACAAGGCCTTTTCCGATCCGGGGCTGAAGGGGGCGCTGGACGGGTCGGGCGGCGTGGTCCAGGCCCTGGCGTCGGCCGTGGCCGAACCGGTGGCGGCGGGCGGTCGGGTGGCGCGGCTCTACGGCGTCGCCTCGCTGGACGGGTTCGGAGCTTTCGAGGAGGCGGAGGTCTCGGCGCTCGGCCTGATCGCCGCCTATCTGGAGACGACCCAGGCGGGCCGGGTCCCGGCCCTGTCGCCCCCGCGCCGATCGGGGGATGCGGGGTTTCTCGCCATCGATCCGGCCACGCGGCTGAGCCTGGAAATCGACCGGACGCAGAGGGGCGAGCGCGAGGGATCGCTGCTGGCCTGCATCGACCGGACGGTGACCTCCGGCGGGGCACGGGCCCTGACCGAGCGGATCGCCCGACCCCTGCGGAATCCCGCCGAAATCAATCATGGACTCGATGCGGTCGAATGGCTGCTGGAGCGGCGGTCGCTGCGCCGCGACCTGCGTGACGGGCTGAAGGCGTCGGCCGACGTGGCGCGGGCCGTGTCGCGGCTGGCGCTGGGGCGGGGCGGACCGAGGGACCTGGCCGCCATCCGGGCGGGCCTGACCATCGCCGAGGCGCTGGCCGGGCTGTTCGCCGTCGCGCCGGACCCGCTGACCGGACCGCCCGCGCGCATCGCCCGCTGTCTCGATCGCCTGACCCTGTCGCCCGATCTGGCGCGGCTCAGGCTCGATCTCTCCGAAGGGCTGGCCGGGGAACCGCCGCATCTGGCGCGCGACGGAGGCTTCGTGAACCCGGGCTTCCGGCCCGAGCTGGACGCGGCCCGGACGCTCCGCGACGACAGCCGCCGGGTCGTCGCCGACCTCGAGGCCCGCGCGGTGGCCGAGAGCGGCGTGCCGTTCAAGGTGCGGCACAATGCGGTGCTGGGATATTTCCTCGAGACGACCGCGAAGCACGCCGAGCCGCTGTTCCGCGCCGGGCCGGAGAGCCCCTTCATCCACCGCCAGACCCTGGCGGCCCAGGTGCGGTTCACGACGGTCGAGCTGTCGGAACTGGACGCGAAGATCAGCCAGGCGGGCCACCGGGCCCTGGCTATGGAGGGCGAGACCTTCGAGCTCTGGCGCCGCACGGTGCAGGACCTGGCGCAACCGCTTCAGGCCGTGGCCGATGCCCTGGCCGAACTGGATGCGACGGCGGCCCTGGCCGAATGGGCAGAAGAGGTGGGGGCGGTGCGGCCCGTGGTGGACGACAGCCGCGTGTTTTCCGTCGAGGCCGGTCGCCACCCTGTCGTCGAGGCGGCGGTGAAGACGGCGGGCGATCCGTTCACGCCCAACG of Brevundimonas subvibrioides contains these proteins:
- a CDS encoding aldo/keto reductase, with protein sequence MSSSCPSPVAKLALAVVTEPERALPAPAGAREEAMRTLLQTAADSGISIIATRPTGDAERLLGQAWPFPSPFAVTVRTVALSEGLDRLEARARRSLERMGLPRGDTLLVSGATDLAGAEGRALWDRMLALKDRGLYRRIGFLANLEDGPTLLARRYQPDVVQIACNILDQRPVTEGVLCDLAGMGVDVHVSSVFARGLLFASRETLPAHLADQGVALSRTRRRLAEARIDPMQAALAFCLGLPPVTAVVASVASAAELRAVLAAAHAPRPDLDWDALALSEPAALSTGPRDRISDAA
- the mutS gene encoding DNA mismatch repair protein MutS, coding for MNAPLSHPPKVEAQDGVTPVMAQFLTAKASQPDAILFFRMGDFYELFFRDAEVVAAAVGITLTRRGKHLGEDIPMCGMPVHAAEGYIARLIRQGFKVAICEQMEDPSEARKRGSKAVVRRDIVRVVTPGTLTEESLLDARGANRLAAVAIRKGRAAVAVVELSAGAVDCVACDIGDLGATLAAFRPSEVLVTDKAFSDPGLKGALDGSGGVVQALASAVAEPVAAGGRVARLYGVASLDGFGAFEEAEVSALGLIAAYLETTQAGRVPALSPPRRSGDAGFLAIDPATRLSLEIDRTQRGEREGSLLACIDRTVTSGGARALTERIARPLRNPAEINHGLDAVEWLLERRSLRRDLRDGLKASADVARAVSRLALGRGGPRDLAAIRAGLTIAEALAGLFAVAPDPLTGPPARIARCLDRLTLSPDLARLRLDLSEGLAGEPPHLARDGGFVNPGFRPELDAARTLRDDSRRVVADLEARAVAESGVPFKVRHNAVLGYFLETTAKHAEPLFRAGPESPFIHRQTLAAQVRFTTVELSELDAKISQAGHRALAMEGETFELWRRTVQDLAQPLQAVADALAELDATAALAEWAEEVGAVRPVVDDSRVFSVEAGRHPVVEAAVKTAGDPFTPNDCRLDGDGQGCARLSIVTGPNMAGKSTFLRQNALLVVLAQGGCFVPAKAMRLGVVDRLFSRVGAGDDLARGRSTFMMEMVETAAILTQATPSSFIVLDEIGRGTATYDGLAIAWACAEALHDVNRSRTLFATHYHELARLEERLDHVCNLSMRAREWNGDLVFLHEAVPGAADRSYGVQVAKLAGVPPAVVARARAVLDRLESEKAAQGRLDDLPLFAVMEPPPAPPSSAVDDAVAALDPDAMSPREALEALYRLKGLSRP